A segment of the Aromatoleum aromaticum EbN1 genome:
GGCGGTGCGCTCCACGGTCCCGTACCGACGCCGACACCGGCGCCCGTCGCGGCCGGGGCGAATCCGGAAGCGAACGCCACGAACATCCCGACGATGAGAAGTTCTCGCCACATCTCCAGACCCCGCTTTTCTTGTGCAGGGGAAGGACACCCCCCGCAACGCATCCAGGGCGGTCAATACGCTTCGCACGGGGATGCACCGCACGGAACAGGACATGTTTCCCGCCATGGCCCCCGGATTTCTGAGTCCCGCGCCGGCCGGGAGGCGACGATGTCCCGATTCATTATATGTATCTTTCAGCCAACTTCCGTCCTAATCTTAGGTGGCGATCAGGCTGGCCCGGAGTGAACTCGACGAACGTTCGCTCCGGCGTCCACCGCACGTTTACCCCGCATGTTTCCTGGGGAGGATGTCCGACATGTCCAGGAAAATCATTCTTGCTTCGATAGCAGCAGTAGTGATGGCAATCGGGCCCGCGCCCGCCTCCGCGGCAGGGACCCCGTCGCCGAAAGATGCCGAGGCTTACATCATCTGGCCGCCGGACGGTGCCGTCATCAGTGGCGGCAAGCTGTGGGTGCGCATGGGGCTGCGCAACATGGGCGTGTGTCCGAAAGGCGTCGAACTGCCCAACGTGGGCCATCATCACCTGCTCATCGATACCGAACTCTCGCCTGACGGGCAGATTCCGCTGGACCGCAATCACGTGCATTTCGGCGCCGGCGAAACCGAGGCGCGCATCGAGCTTCCGCCCGGCAAGCACACGCTGCAGCTGCTCATGGGCGATCACAACCACGAGCCGCACGACCCTCCTGTGTATTCGAAGAAGATATCGATCACGGTGCCCTGACCGGGTAACGCCC
Coding sequences within it:
- a CDS encoding DUF4399 domain-containing protein; its protein translation is MAIGPAPASAAGTPSPKDAEAYIIWPPDGAVISGGKLWVRMGLRNMGVCPKGVELPNVGHHHLLIDTELSPDGQIPLDRNHVHFGAGETEARIELPPGKHTLQLLMGDHNHEPHDPPVYSKKISITVP